DNA from Gemmatimonadota bacterium:
CGTAGGCGCGGATGGGCCCCGACAGCTCCAACCCGTCACGCAACACCTCGCCGGTGTAGACCAGCACGTCAGGGCGCAGCTCGATGTCGGCGTTGTCGAACGATCCGGGCTGGTCCTTGGGATTCCCCGTACAGCAGATCGAACCGCCGCGCGCCGGGACCGGCCGGTCGGGATCGTAGGTGAAGGTGTCGACGCGTGCGCGCGTCGGGGCGCGACTCGTCAGGCGACCATTGCCATTGCGCGTGTTGGCGCCACCATCGCTGTCCAGGTAGATCGCGGTCTCGCGCATCCTGGCCGCGGGCCAGCGGTCGGACGCCTGCCACGCGTTGCGGCCGATCGTGTAGTACTGGACCTTGGGGAGCCCGTCGAGCGCACGTGCGTTCCCCCGGAGCCAGCGGTCGTACCAGGCGAGGTAGGTCTCCCAGTAGCGCAGCCGCGCGTCGCCCACGTTGAGGTCGCCCACCATCGTCTGTGCGCTCGCCGCCTCGGAGGCGCAGTGCACCGTCGGGGAGACGATGGCGTACTGTCCGTCGCGTGCACGGTCGTTGATGGCGTTGGCCTGAAAGATCCTCGCCGACTCCAGTGCCTCGGCGGCGAGGTCGAACCAGGAGGTGACGTGCAACGTGGCCACGCCCACGCTGTCGTCGGCGGTCAGGTAGCCTTGCCTGTCCCACCAGGGGTCGTCCGGCGAGCGCTCGAGGAAATTGCGCCAATCCCAGGACGGCGAACCCGCGCGATCGGGCATGTCGATCACCGGCAGGGTACGGAAATACGACGCCAGGTCGACGCTCGGCATCGGCTTGGCCCCCTTCTCGGTGGAGGCGAAGACCGGCATCCACCCGAAGTTGATCGAGATGGAGAAGGCGCCCCCCTCGACCGATCCCCAGAACTCCCGGCGCCGCCCCACGCGCCCGAGGTTGCCGCCCGCCGCCTGCGCAATGGCCGCGACATGCCGCGGGTGGCGCGTCTGCGCGGCGAGGATCTGCCCTTCGCCGAGGTAGGAGCAGCCATACGTCCCGACCTTTCCGGTGGACCATGACTGCGCCCCGATCCAGTCGAACATGTCGGGCCAGTCGGTCATGTCCCCTTCGTACACGCGAAAGGTCCCTTCCGAGGCGAACTTGCCGCGCACGTCCTGCACCACGACCGCGTAGCCGTGCGAGGCGAAGAAGTCGGCCGGGACCGTGGCGGCGCGATACGCTGCCTTGTTGTAGGGGAGGCGGATGAGGATCGTCGGCAGCGCACCCGTCATCCCCTTGGGGCGATAGAGGTCGGTCGCCAGGCGCACGCCGTCGCGCATGGGGATCATGAGGTCGCGCTGGACCTCCACCTCGTACGCGCCCTTGGGGCGGGGATACGGCGCGCCGGGGGCGGGGGGGGATCCCTGCGCCCACGCCGTGGGAGCCGCGGCGAGGAGCTTCCATGCCAGCACACATCCGACCGCCAGCTGCATTCTGCGTTGCATCATGTCGTCCACGAAGGGAGGGGAGATACGCTCGCTCGATCGCTTCACCAGCACGTCCGGGTCATCCCGCCAACCTCCCGGTCGGGGGCGCGTCACATTCGCTTCCGGCGCGCCGTGTCCATCTCGCCGTGTGTGCACGCGAGCCGACCTTCCCCTCGCATCGCCACCCGCAGGAGCAACGCGATGATGGACGGGAAGGCGTGCCCCTCAGGGAGCGAAAAAAAGAAGGGCGGAACCTAACGCTTCGGCTTGGGCCGCGCGAAGCTCACCCCACGGGGAAGCGCGGGCTCCACGGGGGCGTTCAGGCTCACCACGTCGCCATCGCGATCCGCGGCAAAGGTGACCTTCCAGCGGAACCCGGCCAGCAGCGGGTTCCCCGGCGGCGGAACGAGGCGGAAGGTGTCGAAGTGGTAGTGCTCCATGGGGAAGGAGAGTCCCATGAACGCGAGTTGCAGCCGGTCGCCTTCCCTGGCGATTGTCACGGGGCCGTATCCCGGGTGGGTATACGTCCCCACGTAC
Protein-coding regions in this window:
- a CDS encoding CocE/NonD family hydrolase, encoding MMQRRMQLAVGCVLAWKLLAAAPTAWAQGSPPAPGAPYPRPKGAYEVEVQRDLMIPMRDGVRLATDLYRPKGMTGALPTILIRLPYNKAAYRAATVPADFFASHGYAVVVQDVRGKFASEGTFRVYEGDMTDWPDMFDWIGAQSWSTGKVGTYGCSYLGEGQILAAQTRHPRHVAAIAQAAGGNLGRVGRRREFWGSVEGGAFSISINFGWMPVFASTEKGAKPMPSVDLASYFRTLPVIDMPDRAGSPSWDWRNFLERSPDDPWWDRQGYLTADDSVGVATLHVTSWFDLAAEALESARIFQANAINDRARDGQYAIVSPTVHCASEAASAQTMVGDLNVGDARLRYWETYLAWYDRWLRGNARALDGLPKVQYYTIGRNAWQASDRWPAARMRETAIYLDSDGGANTRNGNGRLTSRAPTRARVDTFTYDPDRPVPARGGSICCTGNPKDQPGSFDNADIELRPDVLVYTGEVLRDGLELSGPIRAYVHLSSDAPDTDLTVKLLDVHPDGKSMNIQEGITRVRYRDGFDKARMMEAGKVYEVPVDLHATSWYLAPGHRLRVQVSSSNFPRFDRNLNTGGRNYDETTWRVARNAVHHSGAAASRLILPVVR